A genomic window from Periweissella cryptocerci includes:
- a CDS encoding alkaline phosphatase family protein encodes MTKTNNRLVVVSFDAMGAEDIAEHLDLMPNVAQLIEQGTHVQKVTGIYPTLTYPSHTTIGTGVYPNRHGIINNTKVQPERGDAPDWYWYAKDIKVPTIFDLAHKAGLKSAAFLWPVQAKAPINWNIAEIFPNRIWTNQYLVSFSASSPYFAFDMNRRFGHLRNGIQQPNLDDFITAAAVDTLIKKQPDLTAIHLVDMDSHRHKYGVRSAEAYAALARLDHRLGELIEATKTAGTYAHTNFIVLGDHFQIDVHSMIHFNQLFEAKGWLTQDAKQHIAKDWRVMAKTTDGSTYVYVRDATLIAEVKAAISSLEGIEMVKSPAELEAWHVNEQATLMVEAQNGYYFTDELNRPAVVETVNRDDISEPDRYRAVHGFYPAKPDYQTTLVLAGPDVAHTIIPAAKLVDEAPTMAALLGLHFENQLDGHALTEALKTEDN; translated from the coding sequence ATGACAAAGACAAATAATCGCTTAGTTGTTGTGTCCTTCGATGCCATGGGGGCTGAAGATATCGCGGAGCATTTAGATTTGATGCCAAATGTGGCGCAGCTAATTGAACAAGGGACGCATGTGCAAAAAGTAACGGGTATTTATCCGACATTGACATATCCATCGCACACCACGATTGGTACAGGGGTCTATCCCAATCGGCACGGAATTATCAATAATACAAAAGTCCAACCAGAGCGTGGGGACGCACCTGACTGGTATTGGTATGCCAAGGATATTAAGGTACCTACAATTTTTGATCTCGCACACAAAGCTGGTTTGAAATCAGCCGCATTCCTTTGGCCAGTGCAAGCCAAAGCGCCGATCAATTGGAACATCGCCGAGATTTTTCCGAATCGAATTTGGACGAATCAATATCTCGTCTCGTTTTCAGCGAGTTCACCTTACTTTGCCTTTGACATGAATCGGCGGTTTGGCCATTTGCGTAATGGTATCCAACAACCAAACTTGGATGATTTCATTACCGCCGCGGCAGTAGATACGTTGATAAAAAAGCAACCGGATTTGACGGCAATTCACTTGGTTGATATGGATTCGCATCGGCACAAGTATGGCGTGCGTTCAGCAGAAGCCTATGCAGCCTTAGCACGCTTAGATCACCGTTTAGGGGAATTGATTGAAGCCACAAAAACCGCCGGAACGTATGCGCATACGAATTTCATCGTACTTGGTGATCACTTCCAGATTGACGTTCATAGCATGATTCATTTTAATCAATTATTTGAAGCCAAAGGGTGGTTGACTCAAGATGCCAAGCAGCACATCGCAAAAGATTGGCGCGTAATGGCGAAAACGACTGATGGCTCAACTTACGTTTATGTCCGTGATGCAACGTTAATTGCCGAAGTTAAGGCAGCAATTTCATCGCTTGAGGGAATTGAGATGGTAAAGTCGCCGGCTGAATTGGAGGCGTGGCACGTTAATGAACAAGCAACGTTAATGGTTGAAGCGCAAAATGGGTATTATTTCACCGATGAACTTAACCGCCCGGCAGTTGTTGAAACGGTTAACCGCGATGATATTTCAGAACCTGATCGGTATCGCGCAGTTCATGGATTTTATCCGGCAAAACCAGATTACCAAACGACGCTCGTATTGGCAGGGCCAGATGTGGCACACACAATCATTCCGGCAGCAAAGCTAGTTGATGAAGCACCAACGATGGCGGCATTGCTTGGGTTACACTTTGAAAATCAATTAGATGGGCATGCCCTGACCGAAGCGTTAAAAACGGAGGACAATTAA
- a CDS encoding MFS transporter, with translation MAKNSTKLTKQEKSWILYDWANSGYGIIVVTAVLPIWLVAVGKNAGYSTADTTAFWSYANSLSTFLVAIAAPILGALADYAGFKQRLFTIFTTLGIVGTAGLALVPNNKMWWLLFVFMIANIGYSAANIFYDAFITDVTTDERMDRVSSNGYGFGYLGGVIPFLIFYALRGFMSTTAGVMFGFVLAAAWWLVWTVPMWRNVKQANYLPLPAHPIQEAGSRIVKTVSHIAQYPEIAWFLLAYFFYIDGVNTIFTEASLFGKAVGIDTTTLLTVLLAVQLIAFPFSILYGRLAKKFNTRNVLIGGIIVYVGIALYALFIENAAEFWVLAILVGTSQGGVQALSRAYFGRLVPKDHASEFFGFYNIFGKFSAILGPVLFGAVAQLTGRVQLAAGSLIILFGLGLGIFLALPRLVSKVQAKQPY, from the coding sequence TTGGCAAAAAATTCGACAAAATTGACCAAGCAAGAAAAATCTTGGATATTGTACGATTGGGCTAATTCAGGTTATGGGATTATCGTTGTAACGGCGGTTTTGCCAATTTGGTTGGTTGCGGTTGGTAAAAATGCTGGCTACTCGACCGCTGATACAACGGCATTTTGGTCATATGCCAATTCACTCTCAACGTTTCTAGTCGCAATTGCCGCACCAATTTTAGGTGCGCTGGCGGATTACGCGGGTTTCAAGCAAAGGCTGTTCACGATATTTACGACATTAGGGATTGTCGGAACAGCTGGTTTAGCATTGGTGCCCAACAATAAGATGTGGTGGTTGTTATTTGTTTTCATGATTGCCAATATTGGTTACAGTGCGGCAAATATTTTTTATGACGCATTTATAACTGATGTGACGACCGATGAGCGGATGGATCGCGTTTCAAGTAATGGTTACGGTTTTGGTTACTTGGGTGGTGTCATTCCGTTTCTGATTTTTTACGCACTGCGTGGCTTTATGAGTACGACGGCCGGCGTGATGTTTGGTTTTGTTCTAGCCGCAGCATGGTGGTTAGTCTGGACGGTGCCGATGTGGCGCAATGTTAAGCAAGCCAACTATTTACCGCTACCTGCACATCCGATTCAAGAAGCAGGTAGTCGGATTGTGAAAACGGTCAGTCACATTGCCCAATATCCTGAAATTGCCTGGTTCTTGTTGGCGTATTTCTTCTATATTGATGGGGTTAACACGATTTTTACCGAAGCATCGCTTTTCGGGAAAGCTGTCGGGATTGATACGACGACGCTATTAACGGTTTTACTAGCTGTCCAATTAATTGCCTTTCCATTCTCAATTTTATACGGGCGTTTGGCGAAAAAATTCAATACCCGTAATGTGTTGATTGGTGGCATTATTGTGTATGTCGGAATTGCGTTATATGCGTTATTTATTGAAAATGCGGCAGAATTTTGGGTGTTGGCAATTCTAGTGGGAACCTCACAAGGTGGGGTGCAAGCTTTGAGTCGCGCTTACTTTGGCCGTTTGGTGCCCAAGGATCATGCTAGTGAATTCTTTGGTTTCTACAATATTTTTGGCAAATTTTCAGCGATTCTCGGACCAGTCCTGTTTGGGGCAGTAGCGCAATTAACTGGTCGTGTGCAATTAGCGGCTGGTTCGTTAATTATTTTGTTTGGGCTTGGCTTAGGAATCTTCTTAGCGCTACCACGACTAGTCTCGAAGGTTCAAGCTAAGCAACCGTATTAG